One stretch of Streptomyces zhihengii DNA includes these proteins:
- a CDS encoding calcium:proton antiporter, protein MSADNSTPVVRQWTTWMPVLALLALAFGWGRDLPALGVTVVALCLFGAVLAAVHHAEVVAHRVGEPLGSLVLAVAVTVIEVGLIVMLMTGGGDKASTYARDTVFAAVMITCNGIVGLCLLVGAVRNRTVVFNAEGSGGALATVITLATMTLVLPTFTTGAEGPEFTAGQLAFAAVASLGLYVLFVTVQTVRHRDYFLPVDRRHERGATTGQGTRPKSPARAQGSAGGTGGAAAGDRTGAAVREAPDAGEGAVGTDDGEEHAPPPPNRAALISLGLLLLSLITVVGNAKVISPTIERGVDNAGLPYGVVGVVIALMVLLPETLSAVRSARRDRMQTSLNLAYGSAIASIGLTVPTIAFASIWLSGDLELGLQPVHLVLLALTAVVSALTVVPGRANLLQGGVHLALFSAFIFLSLSP, encoded by the coding sequence ATGAGCGCGGACAACAGCACACCAGTGGTACGGCAGTGGACAACATGGATGCCGGTGCTGGCGTTGCTCGCACTCGCCTTCGGCTGGGGGCGCGATCTGCCCGCGCTCGGGGTGACGGTCGTCGCCCTGTGCCTGTTCGGGGCCGTGCTCGCGGCCGTCCACCACGCGGAGGTCGTCGCGCACCGCGTCGGTGAGCCGCTCGGTTCCCTGGTGCTGGCCGTCGCCGTCACGGTCATCGAGGTCGGCCTGATCGTCATGCTGATGACGGGCGGCGGCGACAAGGCGTCGACCTACGCGCGCGACACGGTCTTCGCGGCCGTGATGATCACCTGCAACGGCATCGTCGGCCTCTGCCTGCTGGTGGGCGCCGTACGCAATCGGACCGTGGTCTTCAACGCGGAGGGTTCGGGCGGCGCGCTCGCCACGGTCATCACGCTCGCCACCATGACGCTGGTGCTGCCGACGTTCACCACGGGCGCGGAGGGCCCCGAATTCACCGCCGGACAGCTCGCGTTCGCGGCGGTCGCCTCGCTCGGGCTGTACGTCCTGTTCGTCACCGTGCAGACCGTGCGGCACCGCGACTACTTCCTCCCCGTCGACCGCCGCCACGAGCGCGGGGCCACCACGGGGCAGGGGACCCGGCCGAAGTCTCCGGCGCGGGCTCAGGGTTCGGCGGGCGGCACCGGGGGCGCGGCGGCCGGCGACAGGACCGGTGCGGCCGTCCGGGAGGCCCCGGACGCGGGCGAGGGCGCGGTCGGGACCGACGACGGCGAGGAGCACGCTCCGCCGCCGCCGAACCGCGCGGCCCTGATCAGCCTGGGCCTGCTGCTGCTCTCGCTGATCACCGTGGTCGGCAACGCCAAGGTCATCTCCCCGACGATCGAGCGCGGAGTGGACAACGCGGGGCTGCCCTACGGCGTGGTGGGTGTCGTCATCGCGCTGATGGTGCTGCTGCCCGAGACGCTGTCCGCCGTCCGCTCGGCCCGCCGCGACCGGATGCAGACCAGCCTCAATCTGGCCTACGGCTCGGCGATCGCCAGCATCGGACTGACCGTCCCCACCATCGCGTTCGCCTCCATCTGGCTGTCCGGGGACCTGGAGCTCGGACTCCAGCCGGTGCATCTGGTGCTGCTCGCGCTGACCGCCGTGGTGAGCGCGCTGACGGTCGTGCCGGGGCGCGCGAACCTCTTGCAGGGCGGGGTGCACCTGGCGCTGTTCTCCGCGTTCATCTTCCTGTCGCTCAGTCCCTGA